Sequence from the Paenibacillus tundrae genome:
ATCCATCATATCGATGAATATTCTCCATGCATCGAATCATCGTATCTTGTACCGTCTCTTCTGCAAGACTTGGATCCATTGTCACTTTAACGAGATACTTATATACAAATGCATAGTGACGTTGTAATAACTCAGCCAGTGCACTGTCGTCTCCTTCTGCCGCTCTGCGAACTTCTTCCAATTCGGCTGCCTTCATCTGGCCTATCACCTGCTTCCCGTTCATGTAAAGATAGTACGAAGTGAAATCCATAATCGTTCAAAGGATAGTGCAAACTTTTTCACGATCAGATTTCATTGCGGTGTTCTTGCAGTTTAATAAACCAGGGTTGCTTCCTTACTTGATTCTTTAACAACCGACTTTTCCATAAATCGTGCTTCTGTTCTAACGTTTCGTTTAATTGATGATTACTGTTATTCATCTGCGTACTCTGGTTATGTACTTGAGACCGCTCTACGACCAAATCTAATCTATTGTTCTCCATTCGACGACCTTCTTCAATAACGTACTGTTCGTTACGCTCTCCGAACTGGATTACTCGTCTTTTCTCCACTTCTACTTCCCCGCCCTCTAGTTACTTCTACTTCTATTTTTGCTTTTACCTTACTTCTTCTTCTACACTTGGCTATTCGTTCTTATTACTGCTAACAAAACAGCTTAAAACGTATTGCTACCTATACACTTCTCAAACAATCTCTTCCCCATTCATTCCTCTTGACTACATATGTATCTTGCCCAATCTATAGCCTAATACTGTCCTCATGTCTATCTCCGCCGAATCTTGTCAAACTTTATATCTACTAGGCAAAAAGGTGCTGAAAACAAAAAAAGAACGCAAACCGGGTATAGACCACAGTCTGCGTGCTTCGCAAGGTTGGGTATTTCTGATTAACGCTTCAGTTAGATGATGCTGCACAGCTTGTAACAACTAATTGCTATTCTAATGAAAAAAATGTCACTTGTCCAGACTTTCTTCTCATCAAAATGACAGATTGTTATCTTTCAGCCGATAAGCTTGTCGAATTATCTTGCGGATACGTAAGGATTGTTCTGCTTCTCATATCCGATGGTTGTTTTGGGTCCATGACCAGGATGGACTCTAACCTCATCGCCAAAGGTGTACAGCTTATTCTGAATTGAATCGATCAGATCACGTTCGCGTCCACCTGTTAGATCGGTTCTTCCTACGCCCATACGGAATAGAACATCCCCAGCAAATAGATCTTCACCACATAACAGGCTCACACTACCAGGTGAATGACCTGGAGTATGGAATACGTGGAATGTATGACCGATGAAGTTCAGTTTCTGTCCTTCATCCATCGCATATTCAGCAGGCTCTGTTGAAAGCGGTGGTGTAGCTTGTGGCCAGTTCATCGAACCATTTAACTTCGGAGATGACAACCAATCGCTTTCCAGATCATGCAAGTAGACAGGGCAACCCTTCAACTTACGGATTTCGTCCACTCCGCCCATATGATCAAAATGAGCATGAGTCAACACAATCGCTTCAATCTCCAAATCCTCAATCGCCTTCACCAGTGCACCCGGGTTCATTCCTGGGTCAATGATTATTGCTTTGCCCGGATCTTCCCCCTGCAGAAGGTATGCGTTGGTCTGTAGCGGGCCTAGTGTAAATGTACGAATCTTCAACATATTGGATCAATAACCCGAAATCAGTTCGCGCAGCTCGCTAATGATAACTGCATGTGATTCCGTTCCTTCCCCATAACGTTTAGCCATTTCCTGACGTGCCACAGCAATATTATCCTGATAGTCTGCAGCATCACGATCTGGATTAAGACGTTTGAACTCAACCATTACTTCTTGTACATGCTGTGGACGTGGTCCCCACTGACCAAGTACATGACCACCTGTGTCTGCAAAAATAACGATTGGCACGGAACGTCCGCCCATAGTCAGGAATTCATCCATCACTTCTGGATGGTTCTCCATAATAAGCACTTCTGTCGGTATGCCAGAGATTTCTAGAGCCTGGAACACAACCGGGATATTACGTACAACATCGCCGCACCAGTCAGCAGCAAGAATCAGCACACGCAGATCGTCGCGGTAGTTAAGGCTCTCAAAAAACTCACGATCCTCTTCGTTAGCCCAAGTAAAGCTATCATAGTTGGCCTGAAATTCACTTTGGTTCTTCGTCATACTCTCAATAAATTCTTTAGGAGGCAGACCTTTACCGAATTTGTGAGACAAGTTAGGTTTACTCATTACTCAACACTTCCCTTCTTTTTACGAGCATTCATCCATTTAATTAGTACATAAATAATCATAAGAGCCAGTGCTACAAGTAAAATTGGCATAATGTACGGTGCTGCTTTTTCATCAATATGTTCCCATTGATCTCCAAGAATCATCCCTAAATATATAAACAAAGCAGTCCAAGGTATAACAGCGAGGGTAGTAAGCATGATGAATTTGCCTGTATGCATTTTCGTGATGCCAGCCGGGATTGAGATAGCATGCCTTACCACTGGAACAAACCGCGCCGTGAAAATGACACCTGTACCATACCTGCGGAACCACTCTTCGGAATGGTCGATATGTTTTTTCTGGATGAGTATGTATTTCCCGTAGCGTTCCAGTACAGGTCTGCCGCCATAACGGCCAATCCAGTAAATAAATAGCTGTGCAAGCACACCGCCAACTGTACCGAAAATCATAGCACCGAAAAAGTTAATGTTTCCCTGTGATACGAGAAAACCTCCATATGCCAGCACAATTTCACTTGGAATGACCTCAAGCATTAATCCAAGCATGATCCCAAAGTATCCAAGACTTTGAATCCAATCGAACAATTGGCTGACTATGTTATGAATAACGTCCATCTCAACCCTCTTTCTTCATCCTGATTAGCAGTGCCTGTTCGCACTATGGATGTTCGTCCCTATTTTATCACAGGGCTGTAGACGTTGCTACATTGCCCAGCTGGGATTGTGTCCTGTAAGAGGAACTCCGCATATGGTATCGGAAGAGGAGCGTGATGAGATGTCAAGCAAAACCACACCCGGTACTCCCCCGGTAAAACATAACATGCCTGGTCAGAAGTTACCCTCGGCAAGAGGCATTCGGCGAGCATGCAGCAAGGAGTTATATCGTACAGCCAAACGACTCAAATTGTACGTTTCCCCCGAACTAATGAAGCAAGCAGAAGAACTATACTACGGTAAAGTGATTGGCAATCTGCTCTGGATCGGGGAAAATCGCGATAATCGCAAAAAACTGTGTGATTGGTGGAACGCAGACGTAAGCTCAGAGCTTGCTGCATTATGGAGCGTGGAGCTAGAGCCTCTTCAGCGTGCATTTCAACAGGCATTTGGTGGTTATCGACTATAGTGAAGTGAAAGCTAGAGAGCGGGAGCAGCTTTTTCTCTATTTTCCTGCCCTCTCCGCTCTCTTGTATTGCAGTTGAGCCGGTGAATATGGGTCAGCGAACGCTGCTGGAATCTTTAGAAAAATAGGCTTTGTCAGCTATCGTTCGCAGCCTATCTTCATATACGGTCGCCGCTGGTTGAAGTACGAAACGGCGGTCATTGCGATCATTACTCATCGCCACTGCTTCAACCAACCGCCTATAACGTTCAACGATATACACTCCAGCCGCAGCGGTCTGCCTGGCTTGATCCAGTTGCCCTGCCTTCAACTCTTGCTGCGCGATCTGCTGCATCCAATATACAGCGCCGAAATGAAATGTAGCATCATACCGGTTCAATGCAATCGCCTCGTTAAAATAGTGTATTGCTTGTTCGCTCTTAAGCGATTGGGCTGCGAGTTGTCCTAATTCAAAATACATTCCGGCATCTGATTGGGTATGGGACAGGCTCTGTCGTAGCATCTTCTCTGCATCGACCACAGGAAGTAAACGAGCTAGCGTAATGGCGATATCTGAACGGTATGGATTCGCTCGGGATGCCTGAATAAGTATCTGTGCTTGCTCCTCCGACAGATCCGTTGATTGCACGACTTGACGATAATGCATTTCCGCTGCCATCTGCTGGCCAGCCAGCCAAGCTATCCCGCCAATCCAACAAACCGCAGTAAGTACGATCAAACCGGTTGTAGTCCATATATTCACCATTTGATACTTATGTATAAGATCCCCTACCTCATACCTGTATCGAGAGAATACCGTTTGAGAGTATGCTTCATTGTGTTTCGCTTTCCCCCATTCATGCTGCCTTGAAGGGATTAGCTTCGTGCTACAACCGAACGGTGAAACAGATAGGCTATCTTCCAAGATCCTCCCTTTTGGACTGTGCACGGATGATTGTGCTCCCCGCGTTTGATGCATATTGAATTGTAAGGCATACGCCCAGCCACCAATCCAGATAAACATCATCCAAATTAACGTGAAGCTCCAGTCAAAATCAATTGCACCGTGAAGGCCAAAAACTAGGATGCAAGGAACTAGGTGAGTGGCATTTCGCCATACGATGCGTATTGTTGATATAAACCACAATACAACGAGCACTAGTCCGATTATGCCGGCATCCAGAGCAAGATCAAGGATGCCGCTGTGAACCTCGCCGCCGACATACGGCGAGGATTGTATGGCGCGATACATGCCGCGCCATGTATCTCCCCCGTGGCCGAGCCATGCGGCCTCGGTCCACAGCTTCAGGGCGTCCTGCCACATCCGTAGGCGGGACAGCCCTGTGCCGACACCTGCCGCGAGACGCTCGGCGGTGGAGGTCACGGCCAGCGCGGCTGCGGCAACTGCCGCCAGCGCCGTGGCCGTTACGGCGGCTGCACGCGAACTCGCGCTGCCGTGCCATAACCGGCACAGCAGCAGCGTGCCGAGCAGCGCAGCTGCCCATGCCCCGGCCAGTGCCAGCAGGCCGGGCACAGGTGCAGGCGCCAGTTGGGCAGCAGCCAACTGGCGGTGAAGCCACGCCGCGCTCGCCAGAGGCGCGGCCGTGGCCAGCAGCAGCGGCAGGCGGAATGCACGCCGCTGTAGGGCGAAGGCGCAACCGGCTGCGCAGCCGGTTGCCAGCCAAGCGCCGCGCGACTCGCTCAGCAGGAGCGCGGCGATCGCGGGCATCAGCGGCGCTGCAGCCGCGATGAGCTGCCAGGTGCGCGGCGGCTGTGCGGCTCCAGGCTGCACGCCGTGCGGCGGTCGCCAGCCGATGACGCGCGCGGCGGCGCCTAGCCGCTCCAATGCGTACATGCCGACTACGGCACCGTACGCATTGGGGTATTGCAGCAATCCGCCGAGCCGTGCTCCGGCTGAGCTTATCTCAGGGTCGGCTGTTCGCATGACCCCAAAGGGCAGCCGCATTATACCGCACACGGTTAAGATGCCGCTTAACACCAGCACGCTGCCTGTAATCTGCCAGCCGAGCTTAAACCATCCTGCTCCTTGCGGCAGCCAAGCCAATATTGCTACCAACAGAGCAAAGATGGCTAGCAAGCTCCAACGAAGCATTTCGTCTAAACTACCCTGTGTACTGTGTGAGCCGGTCAACGCATGCAGGGCAAAGCATATCATCATACCTAACGGCCAGAGCGTCCACGAAAAATAACCCAAGGCAGGTAACTGTATCGACTTATCCTCTGACTGGGCCAGACCGAATTCATTTATGTTCGGCAACCTTCGTTTAGACTTCATTTGGTGTACATAATATGATACGAAAATGAATGCGATTAATGCCCCTGCACAAGCCATCAAGAGGATTCCATAAACATCACTGGCGTAAAACAATCCCCGGCGTAGAGATGCCATCCACAAGAGCATACAAACGATCAACCCCATTGCTGCGGTTAAGCATGATTCCAGCGAATTTCTCCCTTTTCGTTTGGACGTATCCCTCTCTGCTGACACATGGCACCTCCTATCTGTATCTCTAAATTCCTTATACTGTGTCGTCGTCTTTATACTAAGCTGCTACATATATCTACCTGAGTGACGAAGCAATTCCGATTCGCTTTCATATGCTTCCCATTCAATGATTATCAGTATGGTCAGGATCTGTAGGAAACATAAACGAGCCTGCTTTTGCTTCACCGTTCCAATCTATCGACAGTTGTATTTCACCATTTCACTCTACCCATCCCACGCTACTCCATTAATCCCTCTTCCCTGAAAAGCAAAAATAAGGCCAACCAATCATTATTGGCTGACCTGAAAACACAAAAAAGCCAGCCAGAACAATTCTGGCTGACCTCAACAAATATTCATTAACAGTTCTTACAATCACTTGAAGCAGTAGCTTCGTCTATGCCAGACGCTTCCCGAGATCCGCCTCCGGGCAACAGATCTGCACAAGCTCGCTCCAAATACGGATCAGCATGAATGAAATCACGGAACGCTGTATACTCATCCCACAACTGCTTCGTTGGACCTGCTTGGCCTCTTACAGCTCGGATGAGTATATTTTTGGGCGTATGCTCCATATCGATAAATTCGAGCAATTGCGTTTTGTATCCCATTAGATCCAACAATTTAGCACGAATGGCATCTGTCGCAAGTGCAGAGAAGCGCTCTTTGAGAATACCATGGGACAACAACGGATTCATGACCGTAGACTCGATCTGGTCAAATAGCTCATGCTGACAGCATGGAACCGATAAAATAACAGAGGCTCCCCAACGGACTGCTTTTTCTAATGCCGCATCTGTCGCCGTATCGCAGGCATGTAGTGTGACGACCATATCTACTGCATTCAGCTCATCATAGTCTGCAATGTCTCCAACCAAGAACTTCAGATCACCATAATGCAGCTTGTTCGCTAGATCGTTACAATGCTCAATGACATCCGCTTTCAGATCCAGACCTATAACTTTCAAGGATCTGCGTTGCTGTACGGACAGGTAGTGATACAGAGCAAAGGTCAGATACGATTTACCACAGCCAAAATCAACAATGGTCAGCGGGCGACCTTCAGGCAGGTGGGGAATTACATCCTGCACCATCTCAAGGAAACGATTGATCTGTCTGAACTTATCGTATTTACGAGCGAGTACCCTACCTTCTTCATTCATAATTCCTAATTCGACTAAGAAGGAAACAGGGACTCCATCCTCCAGTACGTATTGCTTCTTGCGATTGTGGGACAGATCCACAGCCGTCTTGGATGCGGATTTCGTCAGAATCGACACTTTATATTTTTTGCTGATCAAAATCTGATAGTCTGCTTCTGTGGTACAGAGCAGCCCTTGACGAAACGTCTCTTCGGCCAGTTCAGTCATGCGTTCAGTCGCTTCAGCCGGAGTCAAATTCTCATGCAGCACTTTGTTGTTATAATGAAATGCGAATTGATAATGCAACTGATTTTTGAGCGTTACCGGCTTGACTTGCACTTTCGTATACGAGACATTGTCCCGTCTGCGTAGCTGGCTCCAGGTCGCCGTAATCAGCGAGTTCTGTTCAAAGATGTCTTGTATAAGCTTTCGCAATGAATCCACGGGGGTACATCTCACTTTCGATTTGGTTTGGTCAACCGTTACCATACCACAATTCCGTCCCCGCTCCAAGCAAGGACATCTAACAAGCGGTGTTCCTATCCATTCGCCGTTTCCCGATGTAACTGGGCAAACCCCTCTTCCACTTCCTCACGAGGGAGTCCTCCCGCCTCAAGCTTGGCATCTTCAAGTTCACTTAGCCGTTCATAGAATGCCTGCACATCATGACGATAATTCACAGGATGCTCTCCACCAAC
This genomic interval carries:
- a CDS encoding O-antigen ligase family protein: MAAAQLAPAPVPGLLALAGAWAAALLGTLLLCRLWHGSASSRAAAVTATALAAVAAAALAVTSTAERLAAGVGTGLSRLRMWQDALKLWTEAAWLGHGGDTWRGMYRAIQSSPYVGGEVHSGILDLALDAGIIGLVLVVLWFISTIRIVWRNATHLVPCILVFGLHGAIDFDWSFTLIWMMFIWIGGWAYALQFNMHQTRGAQSSVHSPKGRILEDSLSVSPFGCSTKLIPSRQHEWGKAKHNEAYSQTVFSRYRYEVGDLIHKYQMVNIWTTTGLIVLTAVCWIGGIAWLAGQQMAAEMHYRQVVQSTDLSEEQAQILIQASRANPYRSDIAITLARLLPVVDAEKMLRQSLSHTQSDAGMYFELGQLAAQSLKSEQAIHYFNEAIALNRYDATFHFGAVYWMQQIAQQELKAGQLDQARQTAAAGVYIVERYRRLVEAVAMSNDRNDRRFVLQPAATVYEDRLRTIADKAYFSKDSSSVR
- a CDS encoding class I SAM-dependent methyltransferase; translation: MDSLRKLIQDIFEQNSLITATWSQLRRRDNVSYTKVQVKPVTLKNQLHYQFAFHYNNKVLHENLTPAEATERMTELAEETFRQGLLCTTEADYQILISKKYKVSILTKSASKTAVDLSHNRKKQYVLEDGVPVSFLVELGIMNEEGRVLARKYDKFRQINRFLEMVQDVIPHLPEGRPLTIVDFGCGKSYLTFALYHYLSVQQRRSLKVIGLDLKADVIEHCNDLANKLHYGDLKFLVGDIADYDELNAVDMVVTLHACDTATDAALEKAVRWGASVILSVPCCQHELFDQIESTVMNPLLSHGILKERFSALATDAIRAKLLDLMGYKTQLLEFIDMEHTPKNILIRAVRGQAGPTKQLWDEYTAFRDFIHADPYLERACADLLPGGGSREASGIDEATASSDCKNC
- a CDS encoding DedA family protein; translated protein: MDVIHNIVSQLFDWIQSLGYFGIMLGLMLEVIPSEIVLAYGGFLVSQGNINFFGAMIFGTVGGVLAQLFIYWIGRYGGRPVLERYGKYILIQKKHIDHSEEWFRRYGTGVIFTARFVPVVRHAISIPAGITKMHTGKFIMLTTLAVIPWTALFIYLGMILGDQWEHIDEKAAPYIMPILLVALALMIIYVLIKWMNARKKKGSVE
- a CDS encoding thioredoxin family protein, with amino-acid sequence MSKPNLSHKFGKGLPPKEFIESMTKNQSEFQANYDSFTWANEEDREFFESLNYRDDLRVLILAADWCGDVVRNIPVVFQALEISGIPTEVLIMENHPEVMDEFLTMGGRSVPIVIFADTGGHVLGQWGPRPQHVQEVMVEFKRLNPDRDAADYQDNIAVARQEMAKRYGEGTESHAVIISELRELISGY
- a CDS encoding MBL fold metallo-hydrolase; translation: MLKIRTFTLGPLQTNAYLLQGEDPGKAIIIDPGMNPGALVKAIEDLEIEAIVLTHAHFDHMGGVDEIRKLKGCPVYLHDLESDWLSSPKLNGSMNWPQATPPLSTEPAEYAMDEGQKLNFIGHTFHVFHTPGHSPGSVSLLCGEDLFAGDVLFRMGVGRTDLTGGRERDLIDSIQNKLYTFGDEVRVHPGHGPKTTIGYEKQNNPYVSAR
- a CDS encoding dehydrogenase, which codes for MSSKTTPGTPPVKHNMPGQKLPSARGIRRACSKELYRTAKRLKLYVSPELMKQAEELYYGKVIGNLLWIGENRDNRKKLCDWWNADVSSELAALWSVELEPLQRAFQQAFGGYRL